Below is a window of Actinomycetota bacterium DNA.
GGACTGGAAAACCCCATGCTCGAAGTCACTATCCCCGAGGAGGTTATCCGTCCCCTTGTGGACATGGTGAGCTCCTTTACCGGGCGTAAGCAATACGACGCGGTAGTCGGGGCCAAGGGCACGGTGACCCTGGAGATCGGGATGCCCGGGAACTGGACCCTCCCGGTGACCATCAGGTTCAACGGGGCGGACTCTCCCAGCGTGACCATCTCCGCCTCCTCGCAGGACTTCGCCAAGATGGCCACCGGGGAGTTGAGTGGGCCCATGGCCTTCATGCAGGGCAAGGTGAAGCTAGACGGGGACATGTCCTTCGCCATTTCGCTCGCCAACCTGATGCCCTGAAATATCGGTCTCCGGACCGTCGGCCGGCCTCCGCCTTCGAACCGTTTCCGTGCTCCCTGACGCGCACGCTTGATCACCCGCGGAGGCCGGCCTTTCCATGCCCTGCTCACGTCCCATGGAGAAGCGGGTCTTTTAGAGTTCGCGCAGGCGGTCCTTGATGATCTTCCCGCCCGGGTTCATGGGGAGTGGGGTTTCCGAGACCACCACGTAGTCCGGTACCTTGTAGTCGGCGATCTTTCCCCGGCAGAACTCCACCACTTCCTCCGGGCTCAGGGAATGGCCGGGCATGGGGAAGACCACCGCCTTTATCTTCTCCCCCAGGACGGGATCGGGAACCCCCACCACCGCCGCCTGCAGCACCTTGGGGTTGGTGAGGATGAGGTTCTCCACCTCCACCGAGTAGACGTTCTCCCCGCCCCGCAGGATCATGTCCTTCTTGCGGTCCACGATGGTGTAGAAGCCCTCCTCATCCTTGACCACCACGTCCCCGGAGCGATGCCACCTGCGCCCCTCGGAGTCCACCACGAAGCTCTCGCTGGTCTTCTCGGGAAGGTTCCAGTAGCCGCGGCAGACCCCCGCGCCGCTTATCAGGAGCTCCCCCGGCTCACCCACCGGGACCTCCCGGAGCTGGTCGTCCACCACCTTGAAGAGGGTGGGCGGAGTGGGCCAGCCGATGGAGGAACCCCTCTTGATGACCTGCTCCGGGGGGAGAAGCGATCCGGCCCCGATGGAGGTGGTCTCGGTCATCCCGAAACCGTTTCCTATCTTGGCGTTGGGGAAATCCCTGAGCATGAGCTCCCCCAGTTCCGGGGGCATGGGGGAGCCGCCCTGGAACATGACCTCCAGGTGCCCAGCTTCTACCAGCTTCTGGTAATTGGGCTGCATGCGCAGCAGCCAGAACATGGCCGTCACGCCCACGAAGAAGTTGACTTCCTCCTCGATCATGCTCTCGATGACCTGGTCCGCCTGGAAAACGGGCAGCACCACCGCCGAGGCGCCCAGAAGGCAGAGGTTGAAAAGGGTGTGCAGGGCGGTGACGTGGAAGAGCGGCACGGATATCATCTGCTTAATCCGGTATATGTCGTCCACGGTATATTTTTCCGGCAAGAGGTAGGGCATGCAGCTCAGCAGGGCCTGGGCGTTGGTGCACACGTTGCGGTGGGTGATGATGCTCCCCTTGGGGCGTCCCGTGGTGCCGGAAGTATAGCATATGCTACAAATATCCTTCTCGCCTACTTCCACGTCGATGTAAGGCGGGGCCTCGTGGGCCAGGAGCACACTGAAGGGCACCGTGCCTTCCCTTCCCTCGTCGCCCGTGGTGACCACCGTCTCCAGGTTCTCCAGCTTTCCCTGAAGTGGTTTAACCCTCTCGTAGAGCTCGTTTTCCACGATGACCAGGCGGGCCCCGGAATCGCGCAGCTGGTAGGCCAGCTCATCCGTCTCCAGCCTGGCGTTGATGACCACGGAGATGGCGCCCACGGCGGCGATGGCCAGGTAACTGATGCAGAACTCGGGGTTGTTGAGCAGGATCATGGCCACCCGGTCCCCCTTGGTGATGCCGTAATCCTCCTTGAGGGAGGCGGCCACCTTGCGCACCACCTCGTCGAGACGGCGTCTTGTGTATCTCTGGTTCAGGGTGGGGAAGATGAATATCTCCTGGTCCGGGTACCTGGCAAGCCCTTCCTTGAAAATGGCCAGCAGGTTCGGGTACCTCCTGGCGTAGGCCGTTTCCAGCGTCCCCTCGAACCACTCGTCTATCACGCCGTCCTTGGGCCAGCCTTCCTTGAGCATAGCGCCATCCCTCCTCCTGCCCGGTTTCGCAGCCCTCTTCCCTGCAAGCGAACTTCGCGAAGGAACAATGCCAAACCAAATATTATTCTCTTTTCCAGGGAGAAGGCAAACTATGCCCGGGCGTCGGTTATCATATCACCAGGTGCAAGAGGACGAATGATCGATTAACATTTTGTCCCGCACCGAGACTGAGGGTGGTAAGACATGTCCAGTAGGCGAGAAAAGGAGAAGGAGATCAGGGAAAAGCTGGAAATTCCCGCCAGCGCGGCCAAGGTCCTGGTCTTCGCCGAATCCAGCCACTGGGATCCCGATTGGCTCCTGACCAGCGAGGAATATTACCGCCTGCGTATCAAGAAGATCCTGGACCGGATGATCTACTGGCTCAAGAGGGAACCGAAACGGGTATACAGCCTGGAATCCGTCTTCTTCCTCCGCTTGTACTGGGAAAGAAACCCGGAAAACAGGGAAACGATAAGGGAATGGGTCAACAGCGGGCGTATTCGGCTCAGCGGCAGCGGTATAAACACCCCGGACACCATCCTTCCACCGCTGGAGGCTCTATTCAGGGACTACCTTCACGGACAGGAGTGGTTGCGGGAAAACGGCATGGTCCAGGAACCGCGCCTGGCCTACCTGCCCGACAACTTCGGGAACAGTCCCAACCTTCCTACCCTGCTTAAAGCTATGGGCTTTGAATACGCCGCCTTCAGTCGGATCGACGGACTCCTCTTCCCCGGTTCGGATTACCGGCGTCCCGGACATTACCCTCTTCCCGGATCCAGCGCCCACCTGCTCCTGCGGGAAAAGCGCAGCGCCGATTTCACCTGGAGGGACGCGAACGGCGAAGAGATCCTCTGTCACCTCAATCCCTTCACCTACGGGCAGGGGGACACCCTTATCCACGGAGGGGTGGCCCGCTGGATGGGGTTGAAGGTGGGGCTGCCTTCCCGCTCCACGGACTTAGAGCGATCCCTGCGCAAGATCTTCCGCTTCATCCGGCAGCTCGAACCCCTCTCCCCCACCCCGTACATGTTCTGCCCTATCGGCCTGGATTTCAACGATCCCCTGCCTCGCCTGGTCGAGGTCCTGGAGGAATACAACCGCATCGCCTACCCGGAAACCGGTGTCTTCGTCGTGAACGCCTCGCTCGAGGATTACCTGGACCTGGTCTCCGCCCACCGCTCCCGCCTCCCCGTGGTGCGCCTGGATCCCAACCCTTACTTCATGGGCTTCTACCTGTCCCGGCCGGAGGTTAAGCAGTTATGGGATTCGGTGGTCCGCTGCCTGGTGGCGGCAGAGAAGCTGCTCGTGGAGCGCGAGTTCAAGGGAGACGGGGATCGGAACGAAGCCCTCTGGCGCAGGCTGCGGGACTTGTGGGACCGCGCGCTCATGGCCAACCACCACGACTTCATAACCGGAACCGCGCCGGCCCGGGTATGGGAAAGGGAGCAGAAACCACTCCTGCTGCGGTGGGGAAGGGAGGCACGGGAGATCCTGGAGGAGATCCTCGCCGGCGAACCCAGCGAGGCGGTTCCCGCAACATCCGACCTTCAAAAGGACGCCACCACGTCTCGCCCATCCGGAAGAAAGGCCATTGTCTCGGAACGTGAAACCGCACGCCTTCGTCCAATCTGGAAAATAATGGATGATATTCTGCGGGTGGAAACTTCGCGTTACATGCTGGAGATCGACCGCCGCCGCGGGGGATGCATCTCCCGGCTGGCGGACCTGGAAAGGGGCTCCGAGGTGCTCAGCGGACCCGGGAACGACGTGGTCCTGTACCGCGACGGCGGCGGACTCTGGCGCATGGGCCACGAGTTCCTTGGGGGTGCCTTCCGGGAGAGGGAATGCAGCTCGGACTGGGAAGCGGCCGTGCGGGTTACGGAAGGAGAGGATTTCCTCCGGATAGAGGTCATCGCCGAGCTGGATGGGCTGCGGGTAGTAAGGAGGATATGGTGTCGCCAGGGATCGCCGCTGCTTGAGATGCGGCTGGAGGGGCGCGTCGCCGACCATCGTACCGCGACGGTTCGCTTCCCCCTTGCCAGGAACGTCTCGTGCCTCCTCATGGAGGTCAACGGAGGACTGGTGAGGCGTACCTCGGTAAAGCTTTACGAACCCACCTTCTGGGCGGCCGGCCGACTGGTGATTCCCGAGGATGAAGACGGAGGCTGGGATGTTGCCTTTCTTCCGGGCGTACCGTCCTGCGTGGGTTATGGCCCTGATCGCGGGTTCGAACTTGCAGTCATGCGCAACGCCTCCAGGGAGCGGGTCTTTGGGATCCTGCCCCTCCTTTCTTTCCCGGCATCAGGCCCAGAACGAGGCGTCCAGGTCATTGAATACGCCCTCTTGCTGCCCCCCGCAAATGAAGGCGAGGAGTCGCTCAATGCCTGCCTGAAGGTGGCTTTGGGGGAAAGCCCTTCCGCCCAGCCCCTGCACTGGAAAACGATCCCAGAAGAGGTGATGGTGGCGGCGGTCAAAAGACCTCTCCGTGGAAAGGGGTATATCGTCCGCCTTTATTCCCCCTTTCCCGGTCTCCGCGAGGTGACCCTCTTCCGGGAGGACATGGATATAGAGGAAGCTTTTCTTTGTGACGCCCGGGAAAGGGAGATGAAGGAACTCCCCGTTTCCGGAGGCCGGGTGTACCTTGCCATGTCCTCCCCCCTGGCCACGGTCAGGGTGTTCCCGGCGCGAGGATGAAGCACCGGATGGCCGACCGGAGACGGCCCGATGCACTTTGCTTATCCTCCCACCCGCGAAACCGGTCCCGCAGATAAGGATCGAGGGCTCTCCCCCGGAAGGGGATGCCGTGGTTGCCCATACCGAAAAACCGGCATTTCGTCTCAATTTATCCCGCAACGCTTTGAAATGAAACCAGGAGGGATATATCATTCTTGAATGTAGGACGATTGACTTAGGGTCAAAGCAGGCCAAGGAAAAGAGGTGTCTTGAAGCTCAGGTTGTTCTTCGCTATCACCCTTTCTGCCCTGGCAATCCTGGGCTGCCTGGTCCTGCCCGGTTGCGGCAAGAAGGCCGAGGTCATCGGCGGTCCGGATACCGTGGTGGTGAAATTCATCGAGGCCTCCCTGGCGGAGGACGCGGACACGGCTTTCAAGCTCCTGGACCGGGAAAGCCAGGCGGAAGTGGGCGACAAGTCTCAGCTCGTGGAGGGGTTTTCGGAGAGCATAGACAGTTATTCCGTCGGCCACCCCGACATCTCCGGAGATAAGGCCTGGGTCCCGCTGACCCTCAAGCTCAAGGCCTTCGAGTCGGAGCTGAAATTCAACATGATCCTGGTGACCGAGGATGGAGCCTGGAGGATCTCCCTCCCCGAGTCCGAGGCGGAGATGGAAAAGGCCATGGAGGAGCTCTTCAAAGAGATAGAACCGACCCGCTGACGGCAACGGAAAGCGCAGTGGCGTTCGTCGTGGTAACTGGCTAAGGCATCTCCTCCAGCCAGGTCCTGATTTCCCGGTAATCCAGCAGGCTGCGCAAAGCCAGGGCGCAACGCGAGGCCGAGGAGTAGACCGGAAGATCGTTCTCCACCAGGCAGCGGATGGTCCGGCTGGCGGTCCCCAGGAAGGACATGACCACCAGGGGTTTTCCATGCTCGGAGGGAACCTCCGCCAGTCGCGGGAGAAAGGCGAGGAACTGCTCGTCCCAGGCATCCTCCATGGGGGCCAGTTCCGGAAGCCGCTTTTTCAGGTTGGTCCCCATGTCCGCGGCCCCGAAAATCCCGTACACCACCGCCCCGTCGACTTCCCCCGAGCGGAAGGCCTCCTCCACCAGTTGCTTGTAGATGGCGATGTTGGTCTCGAAGGTGATGTCCACGGGATTGATCACCGAGGTAAGGGGGCCGGTCATCTCCTTGAGCCTGGCCTGCAGGGCAGGCGAGAAAAGGGGTACTTCCAGGCCTGCCTTCTCCAAGTGATAGGCGAGCGAGGTGCCCGGGCCCCCCGAATTGGTCACCACCGCCACGCGGGGACCGGGCGGCGTCGGCAGGGTGGAAAGGGCCCACAGCATGTCCAGCATGTCGTCCATGTCCGCCGCCCTGATCACCCCCGCCTGCCGGAAAAGCCCGTCGTAGAGCTCGTCCGGGCCGGTGACCGCCCCGGTGTGGGAGAGGGAGGAGCGGGAACCGGCCTCCGTGCCGCCCACGTAGACGGCCACTACCGGCTTACGAAGCGCGGTCTCCCTGGCCACGGAGATGAACTTCTCCGGGCGGCGCACGGTCTCCACGTAGAGCCCCACCGCCCGCACCTCATCCTGCTCCTGGAAATACTCCAGGCAGTCCACGAGGTCCAGGTCGGCCTCGTTGCCCACGCTGATGGTCTGGCATATTCCCATCCCCTGCGCCCTGAGGTAGGGGTTGAGCATGGAGGTATAGGCACCCGACTGGGAGGCGATGGCTATGCCGCCCCCGAAGGGAGGCTCGGGAATGGTGGTGGTGTTCAGGGAATGCAGGCGGTTCATGACCCCCACGCAGTTGGGACCCAGGAAGCGGATGCCGTACCTGGAAGCGATTTCCTTGAGGGCCCTTTCCCGCTCCCGCCCCCTGCCGTCCTGCACCTCCTTGAAGCCCCCGGAGATGATGATCGCCCGGCGCACCCCGGCTCTCCCACACTCCTCCAGGATGCGAGGCACCAGCTCGGTAGGCAGGACCAGCTGGGCCAGGTCCACGGGGCGGCCGATCTCAGCGACGCTCCTGTAGGCGGGCAGCCCCATGACTCTCTCCTCCGTGGGGTGCACCGGGTAGACCGCTCCCTCGAACCCGCTCTCCAGCAGGTTGGCCAGCTGCATGCTCCCCATCTTCAGCGGGTTGTTGGAGGCGCCGTAGAAGGCGATGGACCCGGGATTCATTATGGTCTCCAGCGGATGCATGTCACCTCCTTGGGCCACGGTCTTTCATCCTGCTCGATTACCTTCTGTCCCCGCAATCCAACCGCCCCAACGGATCAGGAAGGCGGAAGGTAGCGGACCCTGAGCCTCACGGTGCGCAGATTGCCCGGCATGGCGGCATCCCGAAACTGCACATAGACATGGCGCCACCCCGGTGGCCCTTCCTCCAGCCTCCACGGGAGAGCCAGGGTCTGCCCGTCGCGGCATGGTATCCATCTCGAGCCTGCAAAGTCCGGCCGGTTGGACACGCGGAGGTCCATGAGTCCCGCTCCCCGGTCATGGGCCCGGAAAACGAGCGTCACCTCCAGGCGGTCCGTGGTGCCCCCACCATCGTTGATCCTGGCCTCCTCCACCACCGGCCCGCGCCGGTCCCTCCCAGCCACGTACACTTCCACCGGGAGCACGCTCCCTCCCGGCACGTCGGCTAGAACCACCACCATGCGTTCCCCGGAATCGGCATCGTACTGCTCCAAGATGCGGCCGTTGCCCACCGCATAATAAGCTCCCCCGCGGAGGTACATCATGGGGATCTCCAAGCGGCACCCGGTGAGGTCAAGGACGGCCCCCGGCTGGTTCAACGTGTTCCTTATCCTGCAGGTTACCCGGCTGTAGGGACCGGTGCGGTTCAGCGGCAGGGGACGGTCGAAGGTGCCCTCCCCGTTCTTCAGGGGTGAGCGGGAATAGGCGGGATTTTCGGAATCCTCCTGCTCCATCCACTGCAGGACCGGCCTTCCGGAACGGTATTTCGCATAGTCGTTCACCTCGCCGGCTCCCACCTGCAGTCCCTCCCAGCCGGGGATGGACCACTTGCGGTCGGGGTCGCCCTCCGCTCCCGCGAACCCCCATCCGGAGAGGCGGCCGTCGCGGATGGTTATCAGGCGGTAGCCCGCGTATCCCTCCACGGTGCGGTCCAGGAGGAATGATTTACCATCCACGGGAATCTCCGCCCCGGTGGTGTTGATGCATACCACTTCTCCCGGGGAACTCCCGTAGGGAGACCAGGGCACGCGGTTGATGGCGTCGCTGTGCGTGTGTCCCGAAGCCACGAAGGCGACCTCGTACTTACGGAGCAGGTACATGAGGGCCTGGGACCCTTCCCCCTCCCCCGCCGCCAGCTCCACCAGCCCGAACTCCTTGGCGTTGGCGAAGGTCTCCGGTGGAGATCCCGCCGGGCGCAGCGGATCGTGGTGCATGAAGGCCGCCTTCAGCTTCTTGCCCTCCGCCTGGGCGCGCTGCAGCTCCCGCTCCACCCAGGCCAGCTGCCCGGTGAAACCGTCACCGTCGGGGTCTGGCCCCCAGGGCCAGGGCTCCCACTCCCAGGGGTCGCCGTCCCCTCTCAACTGGCCGTGCCACTTGTGGGGGATGATGACCTTGAGGGGGAGGAATATACTGGTAAAATCCGCCAGGAACCCGTTCCGGTCGTCGTAGTCCCAGGCCATCTCCGGGAAGAGGGTGGTGGCCAGGGCCCAGAGGAGGGGATTGGTGTCCTCGGGCAGGAAGGGCTCCGGGCCATCGGCGTCCACCTTTTCCCAGTCCAGGGTGTTCACCGCCAGGAAGGTCATGTCCCCGTAATCCCAGGAATAGTAGAGGGGACCGAAGAGGTCCTGCCAGATCTCCTGGCCGTCGTCATGCTCCAGGGCATGCCCGTCCCAGCAGTAGCCGTCGTGGTTCCCGGGGACGCAGAACACAGGCACATTGAGGGCCAGCAGCTCGTCGTACCACCAGGTGTACTCGAAGCGGTACTCGCTGCCCGGGTCACCGTTGATGTCTCCCCACAAACAGGTGTCCTTGGGATAGGTATTGAAGTTCTTCTGGGCATAGACCGCGTCCCCCGTAAAGACCACGAAATCAGGGTCCATGAGGTTGATGGCCTGCAGCTCTTCCTGCAGGTAGATGGCTCCCTCGTTCGTCTTGCCATCGCCGTCCAGGTCCATGGGAAAACCCGGGTACCCGAAGACGGAGAGGTCGAAGCGGTCAGGCGTTCCGGGGCGGGGCTCCCGCAGCTCGAAGGAGTTGTAATCCAGGTTCAGTCCGTTCCTTATCTCCGGCCCGTAGACGTGGGTGTCGGTGATGTGTACGATCTTCAGGTCGTCACGGTAGGAATCGATCACCTGCAGGGCGTGCGGCTGAAGGTCGGCCATGCGGAAGGCCGGGTCGACGCGGTCGGAGACACAGCGCACGTGGAGGTCGTAGAGGTCCAGGGGCACGTCCAGGGGCACCTCCACCTCAATGTGGTCGACTTCGAAGGCGGGCTGGCCGAAGATTTCTGGCCAGCGCCGGCTGTACCCCCGCGTCACCCCCGACACTTTCAGCCGCCGGGTGTTGACCACCGTGTGCACCGGGTGCGGGTAAGTCCCGTAGGAAGACCCTCCCAGGCG
It encodes the following:
- a CDS encoding SCP2 sterol-binding domain-containing protein; its protein translation is MAENTISLQEYVESYVPGLVSKRLQEKPIPDMEGTDFSVQLVLKGEKSLVYGISIKDAREITVHPGGLENPMLEVTIPEEVIRPLVDMVSSFTGRKQYDAVVGAKGTVTLEIGMPGNWTLPVTIRFNGADSPSVTISASSQDFAKMATGELSGPMAFMQGKVKLDGDMSFAISLANLMP
- a CDS encoding class I adenylate-forming enzyme family protein, producing the protein MLKEGWPKDGVIDEWFEGTLETAYARRYPNLLAIFKEGLARYPDQEIFIFPTLNQRYTRRRLDEVVRKVAASLKEDYGITKGDRVAMILLNNPEFCISYLAIAAVGAISVVINARLETDELAYQLRDSGARLVIVENELYERVKPLQGKLENLETVVTTGDEGREGTVPFSVLLAHEAPPYIDVEVGEKDICSICYTSGTTGRPKGSIITHRNVCTNAQALLSCMPYLLPEKYTVDDIYRIKQMISVPLFHVTALHTLFNLCLLGASAVVLPVFQADQVIESMIEEEVNFFVGVTAMFWLLRMQPNYQKLVEAGHLEVMFQGGSPMPPELGELMLRDFPNAKIGNGFGMTETTSIGAGSLLPPEQVIKRGSSIGWPTPPTLFKVVDDQLREVPVGEPGELLISGAGVCRGYWNLPEKTSESFVVDSEGRRWHRSGDVVVKDEEGFYTIVDRKKDMILRGGENVYSVEVENLILTNPKVLQAAVVGVPDPVLGEKIKAVVFPMPGHSLSPEEVVEFCRGKIADYKVPDYVVVSETPLPMNPGGKIIKDRLREL
- a CDS encoding CoA-binding protein yields the protein MHPLETIMNPGSIAFYGASNNPLKMGSMQLANLLESGFEGAVYPVHPTEERVMGLPAYRSVAEIGRPVDLAQLVLPTELVPRILEECGRAGVRRAIIISGGFKEVQDGRGRERERALKEIASRYGIRFLGPNCVGVMNRLHSLNTTTIPEPPFGGGIAIASQSGAYTSMLNPYLRAQGMGICQTISVGNEADLDLVDCLEYFQEQDEVRAVGLYVETVRRPEKFISVARETALRKPVVAVYVGGTEAGSRSSLSHTGAVTGPDELYDGLFRQAGVIRAADMDDMLDMLWALSTLPTPPGPRVAVVTNSGGPGTSLAYHLEKAGLEVPLFSPALQARLKEMTGPLTSVINPVDITFETNIAIYKQLVEEAFRSGEVDGAVVYGIFGAADMGTNLKKRLPELAPMEDAWDEQFLAFLPRLAEVPSEHGKPLVVMSFLGTASRTIRCLVENDLPVYSSASRCALALRSLLDYREIRTWLEEMP
- a CDS encoding metallophosphoesterase family protein, whose protein sequence is MFCRGDSISIPVGTRSTGTFILSVFLSFLLVMVPLTGVLGSQAAGPVTATAGEFNPEGSLPEAAKRINQLIYPTFGFPAIVPRGSRLVIEWDWRKGLSGAPRPDIESVNRPEDWEVWVTTAVAANVQNYDGTVPGSPEDPPPQWYRLGGSSYGTYPHPVHTVVNTRRLKVSGVTRGYSRRWPEIFGQPAFEVDHIEVEVPLDVPLDLYDLHVRCVSDRVDPAFRMADLQPHALQVIDSYRDDLKIVHITDTHVYGPEIRNGLNLDYNSFELREPRPGTPDRFDLSVFGYPGFPMDLDGDGKTNEGAIYLQEELQAINLMDPDFVVFTGDAVYAQKNFNTYPKDTCLWGDINGDPGSEYRFEYTWWYDELLALNVPVFCVPGNHDGYCWDGHALEHDDGQEIWQDLFGPLYYSWDYGDMTFLAVNTLDWEKVDADGPEPFLPEDTNPLLWALATTLFPEMAWDYDDRNGFLADFTSIFLPLKVIIPHKWHGQLRGDGDPWEWEPWPWGPDPDGDGFTGQLAWVERELQRAQAEGKKLKAAFMHHDPLRPAGSPPETFANAKEFGLVELAAGEGEGSQALMYLLRKYEVAFVASGHTHSDAINRVPWSPYGSSPGEVVCINTTGAEIPVDGKSFLLDRTVEGYAGYRLITIRDGRLSGWGFAGAEGDPDRKWSIPGWEGLQVGAGEVNDYAKYRSGRPVLQWMEQEDSENPAYSRSPLKNGEGTFDRPLPLNRTGPYSRVTCRIRNTLNQPGAVLDLTGCRLEIPMMYLRGGAYYAVGNGRILEQYDADSGERMVVVLADVPGGSVLPVEVYVAGRDRRGPVVEEARINDGGGTTDRLEVTLVFRAHDRGAGLMDLRVSNRPDFAGSRWIPCRDGQTLALPWRLEEGPPGWRHVYVQFRDAAMPGNLRTVRLRVRYLPPS